A genome region from Astyanax mexicanus isolate ESR-SI-001 chromosome 19, AstMex3_surface, whole genome shotgun sequence includes the following:
- the nat15 gene encoding N-alpha-acetyltransferase 60 has translation MTDVVPLTALSEIKLRLLCQDDIDSVKVLCGDWFPIEYPDSWYHDITSNKKFFSLAATFKGGIVGMIVAEIKGRTKVHKEDGDILASSFPVDTQVAYILSLGVVKEFRKHGIGSLLLDSLKDHISTTAQDHCKAIYLHVLTTNLTAIHFYENRDFKQHHYLPYYYSIRGVLKDGFTYVLYINGGHPPWTIFDYIHHIGSALASLSPCSIPQRIYRQAQSLLRSFLPWSGISSKSGIEYSRTM, from the exons ATGACCGACGTGGTGCCCCTCACTGCGCTCAGCGAAATCAAGCTCCGTCTTCTGTGCCAAGATGACATAGACAGCGTTAAAGTGCTCTGTGGAGATTGGTTCCCCATTGA GTATCCTGACTCATGGTACCATGACATCACGTCAAACAAGAAGTTCTTCTCCCTGGCTGCTACCTTCAAAGGGGGCATCGTGGGGATGATTGTGGCTGAAATAAAGGGAAGAACAAAAGTACACAAAGAG GATGGGGACATTTTGGCCTCCAGCTTTCCTGTTGACACTCAGGTTGCATACATCTTGAGCTTAGGAGTGGTAAAGGAGTTCAGAAAACATGGAATAG GTTCTCTGTTGCTGGACAGTCTAAAGGACCACATCTCCACCACGGCCCAGGACCACTGCAAGGCCATCTATCTTCATGTACTCACCACCAACCTCACAGCCATCCATTTCTATGAGAACAGAGACTTTAAGCAGCATCATTATTTGCCCTATTATTACTCGATCCGAGGAGTGCTCAAGGATGGATTTACATACGTCCTTTACATCAACGGCGGACATCCTCCTTGGACAATCTT TGATTATATTCATCATATAGGGTCAGCCTTGGCCAGCCTAAGCCCGTGCTCCATTCCACAGCGGATCTACCGCCAAGCACAGAGTCTTCTGCGCAGCTTTCTGCCCTGGTCAGGCATTTCATCCAAGAGCGGCATTGAGTACAGCAGGACCATGTGA